Proteins from one Hemiscyllium ocellatum isolate sHemOce1 chromosome 43, sHemOce1.pat.X.cur, whole genome shotgun sequence genomic window:
- the LOC132835010 gene encoding carbohydrate sulfotransferase 3-like produces MRVRSKYAIILFFVAALVIIEKENNIISRVSDKLTLKFPPVDLVGLNSSISARALTENDSLLAGTSSSVLNCASPRAAVKWEDSRGPSGRRHLILMATTRTGSSFVGEFFNQNGDIFYLFEPLWHVERTVTFEPKGANAVASSIVYRDVVQQLLLCDLYVLENFLLPMPERHVTAFLFRRGSSRSLCEGAVCTPPKRGAGGSSERFPCRLRRCGLLNLTLATQACRQKQHVAMKTVRLRQLEFLRPLVEDLRMDLRVIQLVRDPRAVLASRMVAFPGKYEAWKKWADQGVVPDDEELAKLRGNCESLRASAQLGLSQPAWLKDRFLLMRYEDVALEPVKRAHEMYRFAGISITPEVKKWIHINTQSSPGSDNLYSTHKNSSEQFEKWRLALPFKIAEVVQKVCEPTMKLFGYKLVRDAETLANRSASLLEDRRHFGMV; encoded by the coding sequence GGTTTCCGACAAGCTCACATTGAAATTCCCGCCGGTTGACTTGGTGGGGTTAAACAGCAGCATTTCAGCCCGGGCCCTGACAGAGAATGACTCCCTTCTCGCTGGCACCAGCTCGTCTGTGCTGAACTGCGCATCGCCACGGGCGGCCGTCAAGTGGGAGGACTCGCGTGGGCCTTCGGGCAGGAGGCACCTCATCCTGATGGCAACGACCAGGACAGGCTCGTCCTTTGTGGGCGAGTTCTTCAATCAGAACGGCGACATCTTCTACCTCTTCGAGCCCCTGTGGCACGTGGAGAGGACGGTGACCTTTGAGCCAAAGGGCGCCAACGCTGTGGCCTCGTCCATCGTCTACCGCGACGTGGTGCAGCAGCTGCTGCTGTGCGACTTGTACGTGCTGGAGAACTTCCTGCTGCCCATGCCCGAGCGCCACGTCACCGCCTTCCTCTTCCGGCGCGGCTCCAGCCGCTCGCTGTGCGAGGGCGCGGTCTGCACGCCGCCCAAGCGTGGGGCTGGCGGCTCCAGTGAGCGCTTCCCGTGCCGCCTGCGCCGCTGCGGCCTCCTCAACCTGACGCTGGCGACGCAGGCCTGCCGCCAGAAGCAGCACGTGGCCATGAAGACGGTGCGCTTGCGGCAGCTGGAGTTCCTGCGGCCGCTGGTGGAGGACCTGCGCATGGACCTGCGGGTCATCCAGCTGGTGCGCGACCCCCGCGCCGTGCTGGCCTCCCGCATGGTGGCCTTCCCTGGCAAGTACGAGGCCTGGAAGAAGTGGGCCGACCAGGGGGTGGTGCCTGACGACGAGGAGCTTGCCAAGCTGCGTGGCAACTGCGAGAGCTTGCGGGCGTCGGCCCAGCTAGGCCTCAGCCAGCCCGCCTGGCTCAAGGACCGCTTCCTGCTGATGCGCTATGAGGACGTCGCCCTGGAGCCCGTGAAGCGAGCCCACGAGATGTACCGCTTCGCCGGCATCTCCATCACCCCGGAGGTCAAGAAGTGGATCCACATCAACACCCAGAGCTCTCCCGGCAGTGACAACCTCTACTCGACGCACAAGAACTCCTCGGAGCAGTTCGAGAAGTGGCGGCTCGCCCTGCCCTTCAAGATCGCTGAGGTGGTCCAGAAGGTGTGCGAGCCCACCATGAAGCTCTTCGGCTACAAGCTGGTCAGGGACGCGGAGACTCTGGCCAACCGCTCCGCCAGCCTGCTGGAAGACAGGAGACACTTTGGGATGGTTTAA